From Chryseobacterium gallinarum, one genomic window encodes:
- a CDS encoding 3-hydroxyacyl-CoA dehydrogenase NAD-binding domain-containing protein has translation MNIGIIGAGTMGVGIAQVAATAGCKVVLFDANAPQIDKALSGLEKTLQKLAEKGKISQEKATEIRSNIAKGEVLQDLKGSDLVIEAIIENKDIKTKVFTELETYVSEDCIIGSNTSSISITSLGAELKNPERFIGIHFFNPAPLMPLVEIIPSLLTEKTLAEKMYNLMKEWGKMPVIAKDIPGFIVNRIARPYYGEALRIVEENIATPQQVDEAMKTLGNFKMGPFELMDLIGVDVNFAVTTTVYKDYFYDPKYKPSLLQQRMSEAKLHGRKTGKGFYDYSEGAEKPVAQKDDALYEQIFLRIISMLINEAVEAKRLGVANDEDIELAMQKGVNYPKGLLSWGKEIGYAKISGTLQNLYEEYQEERYRQSPLLRKL, from the coding sequence ATGAATATTGGAATTATTGGGGCAGGAACTATGGGCGTAGGAATTGCCCAGGTGGCTGCAACAGCAGGATGTAAGGTCGTTTTATTCGACGCTAATGCTCCGCAAATAGATAAAGCTCTTTCAGGCTTGGAGAAAACCCTTCAAAAATTAGCTGAAAAAGGGAAAATATCCCAGGAAAAAGCAACAGAAATCAGAAGTAATATTGCTAAAGGTGAAGTATTGCAGGATTTAAAAGGCTCTGATTTAGTCATTGAAGCAATTATTGAAAATAAAGATATTAAAACCAAAGTTTTTACAGAACTTGAAACTTATGTTTCTGAAGACTGTATTATCGGTTCCAATACTTCATCCATTTCTATCACCTCCCTCGGAGCAGAATTAAAGAATCCGGAGCGTTTCATCGGAATTCATTTCTTTAACCCGGCTCCATTGATGCCTTTAGTGGAAATTATTCCATCCTTATTAACAGAAAAAACTTTAGCAGAAAAAATGTATAACCTCATGAAAGAATGGGGGAAAATGCCTGTCATTGCTAAAGATATTCCAGGATTCATCGTCAATAGAATTGCCCGTCCCTACTATGGTGAAGCATTAAGAATTGTGGAAGAAAATATTGCAACACCCCAACAGGTGGATGAGGCGATGAAAACATTAGGAAACTTTAAAATGGGGCCTTTTGAATTAATGGATTTAATAGGGGTAGATGTCAATTTTGCCGTAACAACTACGGTATATAAAGATTACTTCTATGACCCAAAATATAAACCTTCCTTATTGCAACAAAGAATGTCTGAAGCAAAACTTCATGGCAGAAAAACAGGGAAAGGTTTCTACGACTACAGTGAAGGAGCGGAAAAACCGGTTGCTCAGAAAGATGATGCATTATATGAGCAGATCTTTTTAAGAATTATATCAATGCTGATCAACGAAGCCGTTGAAGCCAAAAGACTAGGAGTTGCCAATGATGAAGACATCGAACTTGCGATGCAGAAAGGAGTCAACTATCCGAAAGGCTTATTAAGCTGGGGAAAAGAAATCGGGTATGCAAAAATCTCCGGGACCCTCCAAAACCTTTATGAAGAATATCAGGAAGAAAGATACAGACAAAGTCCTTTGCTTCGTAAATTATAA
- a CDS encoding PaaI family thioesterase produces MNPRQIADYMFNQDYFSQWMNIKMIEVKENYCLIEMPIKKEMLNGLKTVHGGVTFAFADSALAFSSNNTGDAAVALNCIINFTKAGKEGDIFRAESVLENDTRKTAVYDIKITNQNNELVAKFVGTVYKIGKKVTEL; encoded by the coding sequence ATGAATCCGAGACAAATAGCAGATTATATGTTCAATCAGGATTATTTTTCCCAATGGATGAATATTAAAATGATTGAGGTAAAAGAAAACTATTGTTTAATAGAAATGCCTATTAAAAAAGAAATGCTGAACGGGCTTAAAACCGTTCATGGCGGTGTTACATTTGCTTTTGCAGATTCTGCATTGGCATTTTCATCCAATAATACGGGAGATGCTGCAGTGGCGTTAAACTGTATCATCAATTTTACCAAAGCAGGAAAAGAAGGAGATATTTTCAGAGCCGAAAGTGTTTTGGAGAACGATACGAGAAAAACAGCAGTTTACGATATTAAAATAACCAATCAAAATAATGAACTGGTTGCAAAATTTGTCGGAACAGTTTACAAAATCGGGAAAAAAGTAACCGAATTATAA
- a CDS encoding DUF6624 domain-containing protein, which translates to MRKIVALLFGISTLLINAQQKVNEVLKKDLDDIMKVDQGYRMLFDSEITPEKKEQLLKDLNIDKEEFKKKSWQLVAEHDSLNMQRIESIIAQYGYPGKTLVGEPTNKAAWYVIQHSTKIGKYLPLIKEAGKKKEIPFTWVAMMEDRYLMQKDKEQIYGTQGKGEITKDQDGKQVFVNFVWPVKDPKNVNKRRKEAGFDSTIEESAKRMFGKDFKYVPYTLKQALELRNINK; encoded by the coding sequence ATGAGAAAAATAGTTGCACTGCTTTTCGGGATTTCAACCCTTCTGATAAATGCCCAGCAGAAAGTAAACGAAGTATTGAAGAAAGATCTTGATGACATCATGAAGGTGGACCAGGGATACAGAATGCTTTTTGACTCCGAAATAACCCCGGAGAAAAAAGAACAGCTGTTGAAGGATCTCAATATTGATAAGGAGGAGTTTAAAAAGAAAAGTTGGCAATTGGTTGCAGAACATGATAGTCTAAACATGCAGAGAATTGAAAGTATTATTGCCCAATATGGCTATCCCGGAAAAACGCTTGTAGGGGAACCTACGAATAAGGCTGCCTGGTATGTAATCCAGCATTCAACGAAAATCGGAAAATATCTGCCTCTCATTAAGGAAGCTGGAAAAAAGAAAGAAATTCCTTTTACATGGGTTGCCATGATGGAAGACCGATATCTGATGCAGAAAGATAAAGAACAGATTTATGGAACACAGGGAAAAGGTGAAATAACAAAAGATCAGGACGGAAAGCAAGTTTTTGTCAATTTTGTATGGCCCGTAAAAGATCCCAAAAATGTTAATAAGAGAAGAAAAGAAGCAGGCTTCGATTCTACTATTGAAGAAAGTGCCAAAAGGATGTTCGGAAAGGACTTCAAGTACGTGCCTTATACTTTAAAACAAGCTTTAGAACTACGAAATATAAACAAATAA
- the pcaF gene encoding 3-oxoadipyl-CoA thiolase yields the protein MNNVYIIDYVRTPISKLQGGLSEVRADDLAAIVIKEVVARNPEIPVEEIEDVIFGCANQAGEDNRNVARMGLLLAGLPYKIGGETVNRLCASGMSAVANAFRSIAAGEGEIYIAGGVEHMTRSPYVMSKPSVAFGRDSQMYDTTFGWRFINPKMKEMYGVDGMGETAENLADIHQINREDQDKFALWSQQKATRAQESGRLAEEIVKVKIPQRKGDPIIFEKDEFIKPTSSMEGLSKLRPAFRKEGTVTAGNASGMNDGAAALILASEEAVKKYGLKPKARILGSSVAGVEPRIMGIGPVEATQKLLKRLNLSLDDMDIIELNEAFAAQALAVTRSLGLKDDDARINPNGGAIAIGHPLGVSGARIIGSAAMELQKQDKKYALCTLCIGVGQGYAMVIEKV from the coding sequence ATGAACAACGTATACATCATAGACTATGTCAGAACTCCCATTTCAAAACTACAGGGAGGATTATCAGAAGTAAGGGCAGATGATTTGGCGGCTATTGTTATCAAAGAAGTGGTAGCAAGAAACCCTGAAATCCCTGTTGAGGAAATTGAAGATGTGATCTTTGGCTGTGCTAATCAGGCTGGTGAAGATAACAGGAACGTAGCAAGAATGGGGCTTTTATTGGCAGGACTCCCTTATAAAATAGGGGGCGAGACGGTAAACAGGCTTTGTGCATCAGGAATGTCTGCAGTAGCAAACGCATTCCGCTCCATTGCTGCCGGAGAAGGTGAAATTTATATTGCCGGAGGAGTAGAACATATGACGCGGTCTCCATACGTAATGTCTAAACCAAGTGTTGCTTTTGGAAGAGACAGCCAGATGTATGATACCACTTTCGGATGGCGTTTTATTAACCCAAAAATGAAAGAAATGTATGGTGTTGACGGAATGGGTGAAACCGCAGAAAACTTAGCAGATATTCATCAGATCAACAGGGAAGATCAGGATAAGTTTGCCCTTTGGTCTCAGCAGAAAGCTACCAGGGCTCAGGAAAGCGGAAGGCTGGCGGAAGAAATTGTAAAAGTTAAAATTCCTCAAAGAAAAGGAGATCCTATTATTTTCGAAAAGGATGAATTTATCAAGCCAACTTCATCTATGGAAGGTTTATCAAAACTTCGTCCGGCTTTCAGAAAAGAAGGTACGGTCACTGCAGGGAACGCTTCAGGAATGAATGACGGGGCTGCTGCTTTGATTTTAGCAAGTGAAGAAGCAGTGAAGAAATATGGTTTAAAACCAAAAGCCAGAATTTTAGGTTCTTCCGTAGCAGGAGTAGAGCCGAGGATTATGGGAATTGGTCCGGTAGAAGCCACTCAAAAGCTTTTAAAAAGGTTAAACCTTTCTCTTGATGATATGGATATTATTGAATTAAACGAAGCATTTGCTGCGCAAGCTTTGGCTGTAACAAGAAGCTTAGGTTTAAAAGACGATGATGCAAGAATAAATCCAAATGGTGGTGCCATTGCTATTGGTCACCCACTGGGAGTTTCCGGAGCAAGAATCATTGGTTCTGCAGCGATGGAGCTTCAGAAACAGGATAAAAAATATGCATTGTGTACCCTGTGTATCGGTGTCGGACAAGGATATGCAATGGTCATTGAAAAAGTATAA
- a CDS encoding acyltransferase has product MNIYSYHGIRPIIKSSAYIHPQAVIIGNVEIGEEVYIGPNAVIRGDWGKIIIKDGANVQENCTLHVFPNIETILEESAHIGHGAIIHSGHIGKNCLIGMNAVVMDKAYIGDESIVGALAFVPANFRCDPRKLIVGSPAKIIRDVSDEMIHWKTEGTKLYQELAREGKEAILPCEPFTEYIQQIPTKIVDYSIWDDVK; this is encoded by the coding sequence ATGAACATCTACTCATACCACGGAATTCGCCCCATTATCAAATCTTCTGCCTATATTCATCCGCAGGCGGTGATTATCGGGAATGTGGAAATTGGTGAAGAAGTATATATCGGCCCCAACGCGGTAATCCGTGGGGATTGGGGGAAAATCATCATTAAAGACGGAGCCAACGTTCAGGAAAATTGTACCCTCCATGTTTTTCCCAATATAGAAACGATTTTAGAAGAATCAGCTCATATCGGGCACGGAGCGATTATCCATTCCGGACATATTGGAAAAAACTGCTTAATCGGAATGAATGCAGTGGTAATGGATAAAGCCTATATTGGTGACGAAAGTATTGTCGGAGCTTTAGCTTTTGTGCCTGCCAACTTTAGATGTGATCCCAGAAAACTGATTGTTGGAAGCCCTGCAAAAATTATCCGTGATGTTTCTGATGAAATGATTCATTGGAAAACCGAAGGAACAAAATTGTATCAGGAACTGGCAAGGGAAGGAAAAGAAGCCATTTTACCTTGTGAGCCATTTACCGAATATATTCAGCAGATTCCTACAAAAATTGTTGATTACAGTATCTGGGATGATGTGAAATAA
- a CDS encoding transposase, whose protein sequence is MSNTESFEYGYIYHIYTHANGKDLIFRENENYKYFLSKLLKYIIPVAEIYAYCLMPNHFHLLIRFKESNQTLAEDEHKYLMKQFSNLLNGYAKAYNKKYNRKGSLFLDYLKRKRVDDEKYLIKLFHYIHNNPVNHGFVKDINDWKYSSYHSYINLAKESKIERKQMMTYFDTINDFVEYHKSNVEYDFLTIE, encoded by the coding sequence ATGTCAAATACAGAAAGCTTTGAATATGGCTATATATATCATATTTATACTCATGCAAATGGAAAAGATTTAATTTTTCGGGAAAATGAAAATTATAAATATTTTTTAAGTAAGCTTTTAAAATACATCATTCCAGTAGCTGAAATATATGCGTATTGTTTAATGCCGAATCATTTTCATCTGTTAATAAGGTTTAAAGAGTCAAACCAAACATTGGCGGAGGATGAGCATAAATATTTAATGAAACAATTTAGTAATTTATTAAATGGTTATGCAAAAGCATATAATAAGAAATACAATAGAAAAGGTTCTCTTTTTTTGGATTATTTAAAGCGTAAAAGAGTGGACGATGAAAAGTATTTGATTAAATTATTTCATTATATCCACAATAATCCTGTAAATCATGGATTTGTTAAAGATATTAATGACTGGAAATATTCATCTTATCATTCTTATATTAATTTGGCTAAAGAAAGTAAAATTGAAAGAAAACAAATGATGACCTATTTTGATACAATAAACGATTTTGTGGAATATCATAAATCAAATGTTGAATATGATTTTCTAACAATAGAATAG